Proteins from a single region of Gasterosteus aculeatus chromosome Y, fGasAcu3.hap1.1, whole genome shotgun sequence:
- the LOC120812424 gene encoding endoplasmin: MKRVWAIGLLFALVAFAAVKAEDELDVDGVVEEDFGKSRDASRTDDEVVQREEEAIQLDGLNAAQIKEIREKSEKHVFQAEVNRMMKLIINSLYKNKEIFLRELISNASDALDKIRLLSLTNDEAMASNEELTIKIKSDKEKNMLHITDTGVGMTKEDLVKNLGTIAKSGTSEFLNKMSDMQTEDQSTSELIGQFGVGFYSAFLIADKVIVTSKHNNDTQHIWESDSNQFSVIEDPRGDTLGRGTTITLVLKEEASDYLELETIKNLVKKYSQFINFPIYVWASKTETVEEPIEEDAEAAEEPEKEVAEEEAEVEVEDKDKPKTKKVAKTVWDWELMNDIKPIWQRPAKEVEEEEYKAFYKTFSKDSDDPLAHIHFTAEGEVTFRSILFVPTAAPRGLFDEYGSKKNDYIKLFVRRVFITDDFNDMMPKYLNFVKGVVDSDDLPLNVSRETLQQHKLLKVIRKKLVRKSLDMIKKIAEAQYNEKFWKEFGTNIKLGVIEDHSNRTRLAKLLRFQTSNSDTEVASLEQYVERMKEKQDKIYFIAGTSRKEAESSPFVERLLKKSYEVIYLTEPVDEYCIQALPEFDGKRFQNVAKEGVKFDESDKTKEKREALEKEYEPLTTWLKDKALKDMIEKAVVSQRLTNSPCALVASQYGWSGNMERIMKAQAYQTGKDISTNYYASQKKTLEINPKHPLIKQMLNRVHDDAEDQTASDLAVVLFETATLRSGYQLADTKVYGERIERMLRLSMNVALDEQIEEEPEEEPEEEEEPAEDDYEDKEQIVDDKEEEETTKFDKTEL, translated from the exons ATGAAACGAGTTTGGGCGATAGGTCTCCTCTTTGCACTCGTTGCCTTTG ctgctgtgaaGGCGGAGGATGAGCTGGACGTCGAcggggtggtggaggaggactttGGTAAAAGCAGAGATGCCTCCAGAACAGATGATGAGGTGGTACAGAG agaggaggaggctaTCCAGCTGGATGGTTTGAATGCAGCTCAGATAAAGGAAATCCGAGAGAAGTCTGAAAAACACGTCTTCCAGGCAGAAGTCAACCGAATGATGAAGCTGATTATCAACTCCCTCTACAAGAACAAGGAG aTCTTTCTTAGGGAGCTCATTTCCAACGCTTCGGATGCTCTGGATAAGATCCGCTTGTTGTCTCTGACCAATGACGAGGCAATGGCCTCCAATGAAGAGCTGACCATAAAAATAAAG tcTGATAAGGAGAAGAACATGCTTCACATCACTGACACTGGCGTTGGAATGACAAAAGAAGATCTGGTGAAGAACTTGGGCACCATTGCCAAGTCTGGCACCAGCGAGTTCCTCAACAAGATGTCAGACATGCAGACTGAGGACCAATCCACCTCGGAGCTTATTGGCCAATTTGGTGTGGGTTTTTACTCTGCGTTCCTCATCGCCGACAAAGTCATCGTGACATCCAAACACAATAACGACACCCAGCACATCTGGGAGTCCGACTCCAATCAGTTCTCCGTTATTGAGGACCCCCGCGGAGACACACTGGGCAGaggaaccaccatcac ACTGGTCCTGAAAGAGGAGGCCTCCGACTATCTCGAGTTGGAGACCATTAAAAACCTCGTCAAGAAATACTCCCAGTTCATCAACTTCCCCATCTACGTCTGGGCTAGCAAG ACTGAGACGGTTGAGGAGCCCATTGAGGAAGATgctgaagcagcagaggaaccAGAGAAAGAGGTtgctgaggaggaggcagaggtaGAGGTGGAAGACAAAGACAAGCCCAAGACTAAGAAG GTTGCGAAGACTGTGTGGGACTGGGAACTAATGAATGACATCAAGCCCATCTGGCAGAGACCAGCCAAGGAGGTCGAGGAGGAAGAGTACAAGGCTTTCTACAAAACCTTCTCCAAG GACTCTGATGACCCTCTGGCCCACATCCACTTCACGGCCGAGGGGGAGGTGACCTTCAGATCCATCCTGTTCGTACCCACGGCAGCGCCCCGCGGCCTGTTTGACGAGTACGGCTCCAAGAAGAACGACTACATCAAG CTGTTTGTAAGGAGGGTTTTCATCACTGACGACTTCAACGACATGATGCCCAAGTACCTGAACTTTGTGAAGGGAGTG GTCGACTCTGATGACCTTCCCCTGAATGTGTCAAGAGAGACTCTGCAGCAACACAAACTGCTCAAG gTTATCCGCAAGAAGCTGGTGCGCAAGTCTTTGGACATGATAAAGAAGATTGCAGAGGCGCAGTACAACGAGAAGTTTTGGAAGGAGTTCGGAACCAACATCAAACTGGGCGTCATTGAGGATCACTCCAACAGGACCCGTCTGGCCAAGCTGCTGCGCTTCCAGACCTCCAACAGCGACACAGAGGTGGCCAGCCTGGAGCAGTACGTGGAGCGCATGAAGGAGAAGCAGGACAAGATCTACTTTATAGCTGGTACCAGCAGGAAGGAG GCCGAGTCTTCTCCTTTCGTGGAGCGGCTGCTGAAGAAAAGCTACGAGGTGATCTACCTGACGGAGCCAGTGGACGAGTACTGCATCCAGGCACTGCCCGAGTTTGACGGAAAGCGCTTTCAGAACGTCGCAAAGGAGGGCGTGAAATTTGATGAGAGTGATAAGAccaaggagaagagagaggccCTGGAGAAGGAGTACGAGCCTCTCACCACCTGGCTGAAGGATAAGGCCCTGAAGGACATG ATCGAGAAGGCTGTCGTCTCTCAGAGGCTGACCAACTCCCCCTGCGCTCTGGTTGCTAGTCAGTACGGCTGGTCAGGAAACATGGAGAGGATCATGAAGGCACAGGCTTACCAGACCGGAAAAGACATTTCCACAAA CTATTATGCCAGCCAGAAGAAAACCTTAGAAATCAACCCCAAACATCCTCTGATCAAGCAGATGCTCAACAGAGTCCAT GATGATGCTGAGGACCAGACTGCGTCAGATCTGGCGGTTGTCCTGTTTGAGACGGCCACGCTGCGCTCCGGCTACCAGCTGGCTGACACAAAGGTCTACGGAGAGAGGATAGAGCGCATGCTGCGACTCAGCATGAACGTAGCTCTGGACGAACAG ATTGAGGAGGAACCGgaagaggagccagaggaggaggaagagccagCAGAGGACGACTATGAAGATAAAGAACAAATTGTAgatgacaaagaagaagaggaaacg ACAAAATTTGACAAAACTGAACTGTGA